From Paenibacillus graminis, a single genomic window includes:
- a CDS encoding PocR ligand-binding domain-containing protein, which yields MRLSKYDLKSIIDLEKWHALQDSMSLVTQMAIITVDYKGVPVTRHSHCQAFCQAVRQDAELSSYCQKCDARGGLEAVRLNEPYVYLCHFNILDIAIPITVDNQYVGAVMAGQVRLADNGGSRLEQIVTRPASPESAGTFAALRQEYEQLPVMPYDQVVTIAEMLSHLCNYIVEEASRKNEIMDLYRQAMAVPPVDILPHMRLADSACPALQEVQQELSDSGALLESGGESSILPASQAVSCSNPTLQPAFDYIHSREHENFSLEAMARLCHISPSYFSRLFVRESGENFSAYVSRLKIGRAKQLLETTGLSVNQISDHLSFCDAGYFIKIFKKYEQRTPAAYRSWIRGE from the coding sequence ATGAGGTTATCCAAATATGATCTGAAGTCGATTATTGATCTTGAGAAATGGCATGCGCTTCAGGATTCAATGTCACTCGTCACGCAAATGGCTATCATTACAGTGGACTACAAAGGCGTTCCGGTTACCCGGCACAGCCACTGCCAGGCCTTCTGCCAGGCTGTCCGCCAGGATGCCGAACTGTCCTCTTACTGCCAGAAATGTGATGCGCGCGGCGGCCTGGAGGCAGTCCGGCTGAACGAACCTTATGTGTACTTATGCCACTTTAACATTCTGGATATAGCTATCCCCATAACGGTGGACAACCAGTATGTCGGAGCGGTGATGGCGGGGCAGGTCCGGCTAGCGGACAACGGCGGATCACGGCTGGAGCAGATTGTAACCCGTCCGGCATCACCGGAGAGCGCCGGCACATTCGCAGCGTTAAGGCAGGAATATGAGCAGCTGCCCGTTATGCCGTATGATCAAGTGGTCACCATCGCCGAAATGCTGTCCCATCTGTGCAATTATATCGTTGAAGAAGCGAGCCGGAAGAATGAAATCATGGATTTGTACCGGCAGGCCATGGCTGTACCGCCTGTAGATATACTGCCCCATATGAGGCTGGCAGATTCGGCCTGTCCCGCTTTACAAGAGGTGCAGCAAGAGCTGTCCGATTCCGGTGCGCTTTTAGAAAGCGGAGGCGAATCATCTATCCTTCCGGCCAGTCAAGCCGTCAGCTGTTCCAACCCAACGCTGCAGCCAGCCTTCGATTATATCCACAGCCGCGAGCATGAGAATTTCTCACTGGAGGCGATGGCCCGGCTCTGTCATATCAGCCCCAGTTATTTCAGCCGGTTGTTCGTACGGGAGAGCGGAGAGAACTTCTCGGCCTATGTCTCCCGGCTCAAAATCGGACGGGCCAAACAGCTGCTGGAAACGACCGGCCTGTCGGTTAATCAGATCAGTGATCATCTGAGCTTTTGCGATGCAGGTTATTTTATCAAAATTTTCAAGAAATACGAACAGCGGACTCCTGCGGCCTACCGCTCATGGATTAGGGGAGAGTAG
- a CDS encoding YheC/YheD family protein: MKANTGNLVQSKWLKTKLLLRSNAVRPFIPDTRKFSRRNLEQMIHSYGMIYVKPERGTYGNGVIRAERGEHKGFTYQYEETVRHFDTFEAFHKSLAKKTGKRSYLIQKGIHLLKHNRRRFDIRVMVQLSSKGVWEATGIIGRLGHPRKIVTNYHSGGRPMAIETLLSTHLTQHQLAHLTGELSLLGTRMAAHMQKTYPRIRQIGVDVGLDRSLTPWVIEVNMKPDPYIFNQLKDKSMYRKVMKYRRYWLEK, translated from the coding sequence GTGAAGGCAAACACAGGTAACTTAGTTCAGAGCAAATGGCTGAAGACGAAGCTGCTGCTGCGCAGCAATGCGGTCAGACCCTTTATCCCGGATACCCGGAAATTTTCCAGACGCAATCTGGAGCAGATGATTCATAGCTATGGAATGATATATGTCAAGCCGGAACGGGGAACCTATGGCAACGGGGTCATTCGGGCCGAGCGGGGGGAGCACAAGGGCTTTACGTACCAGTATGAGGAAACGGTCCGCCATTTTGACACCTTTGAAGCTTTTCACAAAAGCCTGGCCAAAAAAACAGGCAAAAGGAGTTATCTGATTCAAAAAGGCATCCACCTCCTGAAGCACAACCGCCGCCGCTTTGATATCCGGGTGATGGTGCAGCTAAGCTCTAAGGGGGTCTGGGAAGCTACCGGAATCATCGGACGGCTGGGCCATCCGCGCAAAATTGTTACGAATTACCACAGCGGCGGCCGACCGATGGCGATTGAAACCCTGCTCTCAACCCATCTGACCCAGCATCAGCTTGCCCATCTGACCGGGGAATTGAGCCTGCTCGGCACCCGCATGGCAGCTCATATGCAGAAAACCTATCCCCGTATCCGGCAAATCGGCGTTGATGTCGGTCTGGACCGGTCGCTGACCCCTTGGGTGATTGAAGTGAATATGAAACCCGATCCCTATATCTTCAATCAGCTGAAGGACAAATCCATGTACAGGAAAGTTATGAAATACCGGCGTTATTGGCTGGAAAAGTAA
- a CDS encoding TetR/AcrR family transcriptional regulator, whose amino-acid sequence MSKNKPLTSRQLQSIQTKNNLFESAVKLMKQHSLEDITIAEICRGAGVSVGSFYNYFSTKSDILIQMYEQADGYFDQKFRDLEPSASIRNDIVDYFKIYADYNLNVGIETVKQLYTCNNKLFIAKGRYMQNVLQALLEKGQAGGQLIADMTAEDMTEYLFIAARGVIYNWCLHEGSYDLERKMEEYMGRLVVVFVNAPPTLP is encoded by the coding sequence ATGTCCAAAAACAAACCTTTAACCTCAAGGCAGCTGCAAAGCATCCAGACCAAAAACAACTTATTCGAAAGTGCCGTTAAGCTGATGAAACAGCACTCCCTGGAGGACATTACCATCGCTGAAATTTGCCGCGGGGCCGGTGTCTCTGTAGGTTCGTTCTATAATTATTTCTCCACCAAAAGCGATATTCTCATCCAGATGTACGAGCAGGCTGACGGATATTTTGACCAGAAATTCAGGGATCTGGAGCCTTCGGCTTCGATCCGGAATGATATCGTGGACTACTTCAAAATCTATGCGGACTACAATCTGAATGTCGGCATCGAAACGGTGAAGCAGCTGTATACCTGCAACAATAAGCTGTTCATCGCCAAGGGACGCTATATGCAGAATGTCCTTCAGGCTCTCCTGGAAAAGGGGCAAGCTGGCGGGCAATTGATCGCAGATATGACTGCGGAGGATATGACAGAGTACCTCTTCATCGCCGCGCGGGGTGTCATCTATAATTGGTGCCTGCATGAAGGCAGCTATGATCTGGAACGGAAAATGGAAGAATACATGGGGCGGCTGGTAGTTGTTTTTGTGAATGCGCCCCCTACTCTCCCCTAA
- a CDS encoding ornithine cyclodeaminase, whose product MLYLNDRDLREVGLDWPALVESVNSAVRIMDSGDYAQPVKPYLRYKNPQNRIIAMPAYVGGTVNAAGIKWISSFPDNTQAGLPRAHSIIVINNPATGEPSAILNSPIPSIVRTASISGLMIRYFMEARPADRIHLGIIGWGPIGQYHFQMAAALYGDRIESIRIFDIRGADLSGIPSMYRDRMEVVKNWTDAYRHSNIFITCTVSEHRYINIPPAKGSLLLNVSLRDYKPEALTSVKAIIVDDWDEVCRENTDIERLHLEQGLTCEGTRTITDVVSRRCFADFAADEPILFCPMGMAVFDIATAVYYVKIAREKGIGSEL is encoded by the coding sequence ATGCTGTACTTAAACGACCGGGACCTTCGGGAAGTTGGCCTGGATTGGCCTGCCCTTGTGGAGTCGGTAAATTCTGCAGTGCGCATTATGGATTCCGGTGATTACGCCCAGCCGGTAAAGCCTTACTTGCGCTATAAGAATCCGCAAAACCGGATAATTGCCATGCCCGCATACGTAGGGGGAACCGTGAACGCGGCAGGTATCAAGTGGATCTCCAGCTTCCCGGATAATACCCAGGCTGGTCTTCCCCGCGCGCATAGCATTATAGTAATCAATAATCCCGCTACGGGCGAACCTTCAGCCATCCTCAACTCGCCGATCCCCAGCATTGTAAGGACGGCCTCCATCAGCGGGCTGATGATTCGTTATTTTATGGAGGCACGCCCGGCGGACCGAATTCATCTCGGCATTATCGGCTGGGGGCCGATTGGACAGTATCATTTTCAAATGGCTGCAGCATTGTATGGGGACCGGATCGAATCAATCCGTATCTTTGATATAAGGGGAGCAGATTTGTCGGGAATCCCGTCTATGTACAGGGACAGGATGGAAGTAGTTAAGAATTGGACGGATGCCTACCGGCATTCCAATATCTTCATCACCTGTACCGTGTCAGAACACCGGTATATTAATATTCCCCCGGCCAAGGGCAGCCTTCTGCTGAATGTTTCGCTGCGTGATTACAAGCCGGAGGCACTGACTTCGGTAAAAGCCATCATCGTGGACGATTGGGATGAAGTGTGCCGTGAGAATACGGATATCGAGCGGCTTCATCTGGAGCAGGGGCTGACTTGTGAAGGTACGCGAACGATTACCGATGTCGTCAGCCGCCGCTGCTTTGCGGATTTCGCCGCAGATGAGCCGATTCTTTTCTGCCCGATGGGTATGGCCGTCTTCGATATCGCTACAGCCGTATACTACGTAAAGATAGCAAGGGAAAAAGGGATTGGGAGTGAGCTGTAA
- a CDS encoding sugar phosphate nucleotidyltransferase has product MHTILLCGGSGQRLWPLSGRIRSKMFLELLPAPDGGKESMLGRVCRQLDHAGLGASALFVAHEDQMALTRRHTRNRYPVIGEPFKRGTFTAAALGALYLYSSGTAKPEDTLCVAPADMYADDGFFRLFHQFSDVLAESKADLVLLGTRPAHPSDQYGYIVPGNAAGKRYSPVISFAEKPDTAKAEELIGRNALWNCGVFAFPLRFMLAHLQQMGLPVELAAFTERYPGFPVRSFDKEIAERSSSAVVLRHEGEWLDLGSWGSLTAQLAQPVIGAGGIWGECRNTHIVNELDIPLHVIGVSGVVAVSGPEGILLARKEDANAIKGIIRDASAESRYGETNWGSYTVLDRTSSSAGLMLTLKLSLLSGRTLPEQLCHHSTKSWVILSGDGAVILNGLTIEAQSGGIFTFSRGDSHGITAFTAMKLIEIRTIEEEE; this is encoded by the coding sequence GTGCATACCATTCTTCTATGCGGCGGTTCCGGTCAACGGCTATGGCCGCTGTCGGGCCGCATCCGTTCCAAAATGTTTCTGGAGCTGCTCCCCGCACCGGATGGGGGCAAAGAGTCCATGCTTGGGCGGGTATGCCGCCAGTTGGACCATGCCGGTCTTGGTGCATCGGCATTGTTCGTCGCACATGAGGATCAGATGGCCCTCACGCGGCGGCACACCCGGAACCGGTATCCGGTGATTGGCGAGCCCTTTAAACGTGGTACATTCACGGCTGCCGCGCTGGGTGCCCTCTACTTATATTCCTCAGGAACAGCGAAACCGGAAGACACCTTGTGTGTGGCCCCGGCGGATATGTATGCGGATGACGGATTCTTCCGTTTATTCCATCAATTTTCGGATGTTTTGGCTGAATCTAAGGCCGACCTTGTGTTGCTTGGGACAAGGCCCGCCCACCCCTCTGACCAGTATGGCTATATTGTCCCGGGAAACGCCGCTGGCAAGCGGTATTCTCCGGTGATCTCTTTTGCAGAAAAACCGGATACCGCCAAGGCTGAGGAGCTGATCGGGAGAAACGCCTTATGGAACTGTGGTGTTTTTGCTTTTCCGTTACGTTTCATGCTCGCCCATCTGCAGCAGATGGGTCTGCCTGTGGAACTGGCTGCATTTACAGAACGGTATCCCGGATTCCCGGTCCGCAGCTTTGACAAGGAGATTGCTGAGCGCAGCAGCTCAGCCGTCGTACTTCGGCATGAAGGTGAATGGCTGGATCTGGGAAGCTGGGGATCGCTCACCGCTCAGCTTGCTCAGCCGGTTATTGGAGCAGGCGGAATTTGGGGGGAATGCCGGAATACCCACATTGTTAACGAATTGGACATTCCGTTACATGTTATCGGCGTATCCGGCGTAGTTGCTGTAAGTGGTCCCGAGGGGATTCTGCTTGCCCGGAAAGAGGACGCAAACGCGATTAAAGGAATCATCCGGGACGCTTCCGCAGAATCCAGATATGGCGAAACCAATTGGGGAAGCTATACCGTCCTCGACCGGACCTCAAGCAGTGCCGGCCTGATGCTTACGCTGAAATTGTCCCTGCTGTCTGGCCGGACACTACCAGAACAGCTCTGTCACCATTCCACCAAGAGCTGGGTGATCTTGTCCGGAGACGGAGCAGTCATTCTGAACGGCCTGACCATTGAAGCACAGTCAGGCGGAATATTTACATTCTCCAGGGGAGACAGCCATGGAATCACAGCTTTTACCGCTATGAAGCTGATTGAGATACGGACAATTGAAGAAGAGGAATAG
- the dhaK gene encoding dihydroxyacetone kinase subunit DhaK, with product MKKIINQPETLVREMGSGMVMAHPELVFDRKYKIIAKKTLNGDKVTLISGGGSGHEPAHAGFVGLGMLDAAVCGDVFASPSQIQVYQALRSSTGSKGALLIIKNYSGDMMNFQNAAQLAREDGIAVDYVKVEDDIAVEDSLYTVGRRGVAGTLFVHKIAGAAAEAGLSLEEVKRAAQHAADRVRSIGFAFTSCTVPAKGTPTFQLAEDEMEYGVGIHGEPGIRKEKLVSADELAVRMTSALLASLQLDGQTGQEVAVLVNGFGATPLQELYVLNHAVIRELSERGITVRRTLAGNYMTSIDMAGASVTLMKLDDELNQWLAAPCDTPALRITGPTEPVLYAGPLERQVEASEVKYTNETDPAHAVIREERLSTANIIYLVDQMSEVIITNEVPFCELDAHAGDGDFGMSVAKGFKQLKSEWQDLLQNHSTDIGSFLQACSLIIMEHCGGASGPIWGSAIRAAGKSAGNKTSLSIQEVADMLSAAVKGIQDTGERSFGRGAVVGDKTLIDALVPCAESWQSSAEQKDTLHKAFTKAAQAAVQGAKSTEGIVARMGRAGTVGERSIGYPDAGAYALGVIFTALAEAVQ from the coding sequence GTGAAAAAGATAATCAATCAGCCGGAAACCTTAGTCCGCGAAATGGGCAGCGGCATGGTGATGGCCCACCCGGAGCTGGTTTTTGACCGCAAATATAAAATCATCGCCAAAAAAACGCTCAACGGGGACAAGGTCACCCTGATCAGCGGCGGGGGCAGCGGACATGAGCCTGCCCATGCAGGCTTTGTGGGCCTGGGCATGCTGGATGCCGCGGTATGCGGAGATGTCTTCGCCTCCCCTTCCCAAATCCAGGTGTATCAAGCCCTCCGCAGCTCCACAGGCAGCAAGGGCGCCCTGCTGATCATCAAAAATTACAGCGGCGATATGATGAACTTCCAGAATGCGGCGCAGCTTGCCCGGGAAGACGGCATTGCCGTCGACTACGTGAAGGTGGAAGACGATATCGCAGTGGAAGACAGCCTGTATACCGTCGGCAGACGCGGTGTGGCCGGAACCCTGTTCGTGCATAAGATTGCCGGAGCCGCAGCAGAGGCCGGCCTGTCGCTGGAAGAAGTGAAACGCGCAGCCCAGCATGCGGCGGACCGGGTGCGCAGCATCGGCTTTGCTTTTACCTCCTGTACGGTTCCGGCCAAAGGCACCCCCACCTTCCAGCTTGCAGAGGATGAAATGGAATATGGAGTCGGCATCCACGGAGAGCCGGGTATCCGCAAAGAAAAGTTGGTCAGTGCCGACGAGCTTGCCGTGCGAATGACCTCCGCCCTGCTGGCAAGCCTGCAGCTGGACGGACAGACCGGCCAGGAGGTGGCCGTTCTGGTCAACGGCTTCGGGGCCACGCCGCTGCAGGAATTGTATGTTCTGAACCACGCTGTGATCCGGGAGCTGTCAGAACGCGGCATAACGGTCCGCCGCACGCTCGCAGGCAACTATATGACCAGCATCGACATGGCTGGAGCCTCAGTAACCCTGATGAAGCTCGATGATGAGCTGAACCAATGGCTGGCCGCCCCGTGTGATACGCCGGCCCTGAGAATTACAGGACCAACCGAACCCGTTCTGTATGCCGGCCCGTTGGAACGGCAAGTGGAGGCCAGCGAGGTGAAATACACCAATGAGACTGATCCTGCCCATGCAGTGATAAGGGAAGAACGCCTGTCGACAGCCAATATCATCTATCTTGTTGACCAGATGAGCGAAGTGATTATCACGAACGAGGTGCCGTTCTGCGAGCTGGACGCCCATGCCGGAGACGGGGATTTCGGCATGAGTGTGGCCAAAGGCTTCAAGCAATTGAAGTCAGAGTGGCAGGATCTCCTCCAGAACCACTCTACAGACATCGGCAGCTTCCTGCAGGCCTGCTCTCTGATTATTATGGAGCACTGCGGCGGTGCATCGGGGCCAATCTGGGGCTCCGCGATCCGTGCAGCAGGCAAATCCGCAGGAAACAAAACCTCCCTCTCGATTCAGGAAGTGGCTGACATGCTGTCCGCAGCCGTCAAGGGTATTCAGGATACCGGTGAGCGTTCCTTCGGCCGGGGAGCCGTCGTCGGCGACAAAACGCTGATTGATGCCCTGGTTCCTTGCGCCGAATCGTGGCAGAGCAGTGCGGAGCAGAAAGACACGCTGCATAAGGCTTTCACCAAAGCCGCCCAAGCTGCCGTTCAAGGTGCCAAGAGTACGGAGGGCATCGTCGCCCGGATGGGCCGGGCGGGAACCGTCGGTGAACGCAGCATCGGCTACCCGGATGCCGGAGCCTACGCGCTCGGTGTCATCTTCACGGCACTGGCGGAAGCCGTCCAGTAA
- a CDS encoding NAD(P)-dependent malic enzyme: MEISGLMEGNIVDLLDEIMLLHKGGKLETTLKNPIRTKEDLSKVYTPGVAEVCQAIAQDQAQAYELTTKKNTVAVISDGTAVLGLGDIGPRAAMPVMEGKAALFKQFANVDAVPICLDTKGTEEIIAIVKALAPTFGGINLEDISSPRCFEIEKRLRNELDIPVFHDDQHGTAIVVLAGLLNALKVCGKNIKDVKIVVNGIGAAGISVSKMLLHAGAVNLIGVDREGALNRQVPYSRTHWSEYARMTNPNLEAGQLSDVIKGADVFIGVSAPDVLKLDDVLNMAKDPIVFAMANPMPEIDPAIAAPHVRVMATGRSDYPNQINNVLCFPGIFRGALDCEATDINDEMKLAAAKAISSVIDPADLHETYIIPDAFDPRVVERIRVAVAEAAFNSGAARKNLLIGANS; this comes from the coding sequence ATGGAGATTAGCGGATTAATGGAGGGAAATATTGTGGATTTATTGGATGAGATCATGCTGCTCCACAAAGGCGGAAAACTTGAGACAACATTAAAAAATCCGATCCGGACCAAAGAAGACTTGTCCAAGGTATATACACCGGGTGTGGCGGAGGTCTGTCAGGCGATCGCACAGGATCAGGCGCAGGCCTATGAACTGACAACAAAGAAAAACACAGTGGCTGTGATATCTGATGGAACGGCTGTACTGGGTCTGGGAGATATCGGCCCAAGAGCGGCCATGCCGGTGATGGAAGGCAAAGCGGCGCTGTTCAAACAGTTCGCCAATGTGGATGCTGTGCCCATCTGCCTCGACACGAAAGGTACGGAAGAGATTATTGCTATTGTAAAAGCGCTCGCCCCTACATTCGGAGGCATTAATCTCGAAGATATTTCCTCTCCGCGGTGTTTTGAGATTGAAAAGAGACTCCGGAATGAGCTGGACATTCCGGTATTCCATGACGACCAGCACGGAACGGCCATCGTGGTGCTTGCCGGGCTGCTGAACGCCCTGAAGGTCTGCGGCAAAAATATCAAGGATGTCAAAATCGTGGTGAACGGGATCGGCGCAGCAGGCATCTCCGTTTCCAAAATGCTGCTCCATGCAGGGGCTGTGAACCTGATCGGTGTGGACCGGGAAGGTGCCCTCAACCGGCAGGTTCCCTACAGCCGGACACACTGGAGCGAATATGCCCGGATGACGAATCCGAACCTGGAGGCCGGCCAGCTGTCGGATGTGATCAAGGGTGCCGATGTATTTATTGGGGTTTCCGCCCCGGATGTGCTGAAGCTGGATGATGTGCTGAACATGGCCAAGGACCCCATCGTGTTCGCCATGGCGAATCCGATGCCGGAAATCGATCCCGCAATCGCTGCGCCTCATGTAAGAGTTATGGCGACAGGCCGCTCAGACTACCCGAATCAGATTAACAATGTGCTGTGCTTTCCCGGAATTTTCAGAGGGGCGCTGGATTGTGAAGCCACCGACATCAATGATGAAATGAAGCTGGCGGCGGCAAAAGCAATTTCCTCAGTCATTGATCCTGCGGATCTCCATGAGACGTATATCATTCCGGATGCCTTTGATCCGCGTGTGGTGGAACGAATCCGCGTAGCCGTTGCCGAAGCGGCGTTCAATAGTGGTGCTGCCCGCAAAAATCTGCTGATCGGGGCGAATTCATAA
- a CDS encoding glycerol dehydrogenase, producing the protein MRKVFISPTKYIQGEDELLNLGYFVKTFGDSALLIAHPDDVRRVQAKLDATSSKFGITLVTGNFQGECSRPEVARLQALAREHACACTIGLGGGKAIDTAKCVAEGEALIIVPTIAATDAPTSHSAVLYTPEGAFDDYAYFKQSPSVVMIDTTVIAEAPARFLVSGMGDALSTYFEARATARSFSNVNAGLPCGVREGVSQEAKGTKAALALARVCYETLLEDGVKAKLACDQNVVTPALENIIETNILLSGLGFESSGLAAAHAIHNGLTVLEGSHHYYHGEKVAFSTLAQLVLENADSREIQEVLAFCASVGLPVCLADIGVRSITREELLEVARKACIPEESIHSMPFPVTPEAVAAAITVADQLGQAFKKGKV; encoded by the coding sequence ATGAGAAAAGTGTTCATCAGTCCTACTAAATATATTCAGGGAGAAGACGAGCTGCTTAACCTGGGGTATTTTGTGAAAACCTTCGGAGACTCCGCCCTGCTGATTGCCCACCCCGATGATGTGCGGCGGGTCCAGGCTAAGCTGGATGCTACCAGCAGTAAGTTCGGCATTACTCTGGTCACGGGAAATTTCCAGGGAGAGTGCTCCCGCCCGGAAGTGGCCAGGCTGCAAGCCTTGGCCCGTGAACATGCTTGTGCCTGTACGATTGGGCTCGGGGGAGGCAAAGCCATTGACACAGCGAAATGCGTAGCCGAAGGCGAAGCCTTAATCATCGTTCCCACGATTGCCGCAACGGACGCTCCCACCAGCCATTCTGCGGTCCTTTATACACCGGAGGGCGCTTTCGACGACTATGCTTATTTCAAACAAAGCCCCTCCGTGGTCATGATCGATACAACTGTCATCGCTGAAGCCCCTGCCCGGTTCCTGGTGTCCGGCATGGGGGACGCTTTGTCAACCTATTTTGAAGCCCGGGCTACTGCGAGATCCTTCTCCAATGTGAATGCCGGGCTTCCCTGCGGCGTGCGCGAAGGCGTGAGCCAGGAAGCCAAAGGAACCAAGGCCGCGCTTGCGCTGGCCCGCGTATGCTACGAAACCCTGCTGGAAGATGGCGTCAAGGCCAAGCTGGCCTGTGACCAGAATGTTGTTACCCCGGCACTGGAAAATATTATCGAGACCAACATCCTGCTGTCCGGCCTCGGTTTTGAGAGCAGCGGACTTGCGGCAGCCCATGCCATCCACAACGGACTGACGGTTCTGGAAGGCAGCCATCATTATTACCATGGCGAGAAAGTGGCCTTCAGTACATTGGCCCAGCTGGTGCTGGAGAATGCGGACAGCCGTGAAATCCAGGAAGTGCTCGCCTTCTGCGCTTCCGTAGGCCTTCCTGTGTGCCTGGCTGACATCGGCGTCCGCTCGATCACCAGGGAAGAGCTGCTGGAAGTGGCCCGCAAGGCCTGCATTCCGGAGGAATCGATCCACTCGATGCCGTTCCCGGTCACACCGGAAGCGGTAGCCGCAGCGATTACTGTGGCCGACCAGTTGGGTCAGGCCTTCAAGAAAGGCAAGGTGTAA
- a CDS encoding DUF6492 family protein, which yields MSAISGLTNKGPAIDVLIPAIEKDLATLPHVIDSLRRYVRHPVSNIYIVSPNSSKIRSLCTRKGCIFVDETRVLPFTKKDIHYSSTRWNRSGWLYQQLLKMNGDHICRESFFLVIDADTVLIRPHRFRSGNNSIFYCRSWSQPEYFRTYRKLMGARPPSPRSFVTHYMLFEKAKLAGLKRKIEDRHGMSWHAAIIRSIDKKKQFGFSEYETYANYVYSGDSTSVILKNANNKSLKSSFASLGKAQTLRLARTYRSLSFHQRKGYSTPARH from the coding sequence ATGTCAGCAATATCAGGCTTAACGAACAAGGGCCCGGCAATCGATGTCCTGATCCCGGCCATTGAAAAAGATCTGGCAACCCTCCCTCATGTGATAGACAGTCTTCGCCGCTATGTCCGCCATCCGGTCAGCAATATCTACATTGTCTCACCGAACAGCAGCAAAATCAGATCTCTGTGCACACGGAAAGGCTGTATTTTTGTCGACGAGACCCGTGTTCTGCCGTTTACCAAAAAGGACATCCATTATTCCTCTACCCGCTGGAACCGGTCGGGCTGGCTGTATCAGCAGCTGCTGAAGATGAACGGGGATCATATCTGCCGGGAGAGCTTTTTTCTGGTTATAGATGCCGATACTGTGCTGATCCGTCCCCACCGGTTCCGTTCCGGGAACAACAGCATTTTCTACTGCCGCAGCTGGAGCCAGCCCGAATATTTCCGTACCTACCGGAAGCTGATGGGTGCCCGGCCGCCCTCTCCCAGATCATTTGTCACCCATTACATGCTGTTTGAGAAGGCAAAGCTGGCCGGATTAAAACGAAAAATCGAAGACCGGCACGGCATGTCCTGGCATGCTGCCATTATCCGCAGTATCGACAAGAAGAAGCAGTTCGGCTTCTCTGAGTACGAAACCTACGCCAATTATGTATACAGCGGTGACAGCACCTCTGTCATCTTGAAGAATGCCAACAATAAATCGCTGAAAAGCTCATTTGCGTCTCTGGGGAAAGCGCAGACTCTGCGGCTTGCCCGTACGTACCGTTCCCTTTCCTTTCACCAGCGTAAGGGATACTCCACTCCAGCCAGGCACTAA